A window from Leuconostoc mesenteroides subsp. mesenteroides encodes these proteins:
- the rplC gene encoding 50S ribosomal protein L3, protein MTKGILGRKVGMTQVFTESGELIAVTAVEATPNVVLQVKNAETDGYSAIQLGYQDKRTVLSNKPEQGHASKANTAPKRYIREIRNAGDEFNVRDEIKVDTFQAGEYVDVTGITKGHGFQGAIKRLGQSRGPMTHGSRYHRRPGSMGAIINRVFKGKLLPGRMGNNKRTMQNIAIVHVDVENNLLLLKGNVPGANKSLLTIKSTVKVNAKHPEVKMANASASATNSEEA, encoded by the coding sequence ATGACTAAAGGTATCTTAGGCCGCAAAGTCGGTATGACTCAGGTTTTTACAGAATCTGGTGAATTGATCGCCGTGACTGCTGTTGAAGCAACACCAAACGTCGTTTTGCAAGTAAAAAATGCAGAAACAGACGGATACAGTGCTATTCAACTTGGTTACCAAGATAAGCGCACAGTTTTGTCAAACAAACCTGAACAAGGCCATGCTTCAAAAGCAAATACGGCCCCTAAGCGCTACATTCGTGAAATCCGCAATGCGGGAGACGAATTTAACGTTAGGGATGAGATTAAAGTTGACACATTCCAAGCGGGCGAATACGTCGACGTAACAGGAATCACGAAGGGACATGGTTTCCAAGGTGCTATCAAGCGTTTGGGACAGTCTCGTGGTCCTATGACTCACGGTTCTCGTTACCACCGTCGCCCAGGTTCAATGGGTGCTATTATTAACCGCGTTTTCAAGGGTAAGCTTTTGCCAGGACGTATGGGTAATAATAAGCGAACAATGCAAAATATTGCTATTGTTCATGTTGATGTTGAAAACAATTTGTTGCTTTTGAAGGGTAATGTACCTGGTGCTAACAAATCACTTTTGACAATCAAATCAACTGTAAAAGTAAACGCAAAGCATCCTGAAGTTAAGATGGCTAATGCATCTGCATCTGCTACTAACTCAGAAGAAGCTTAA
- the rpsJ gene encoding 30S ribosomal protein S10, translating to MAQKKIRIRLKAYEHRILDQSAEKIVETAKRTGAEIAGPIPLPTERTLYTILRSPHKHKDSREQFEMRTHKRLIDIVNPTDKTVDALRKLELPSGVAIEIKL from the coding sequence ATGGCACAAAAGAAGATCCGTATCCGTTTGAAGGCATACGAACACCGTATCTTAGACCAATCAGCAGAAAAGATTGTTGAAACAGCTAAGCGTACGGGCGCAGAAATTGCTGGTCCTATTCCGCTACCAACTGAACGTACATTATATACAATTTTACGTTCACCACATAAGCATAAGGATAGCCGTGAGCAATTTGAAATGCGTACGCATAAGCGTTTGATTGACATTGTGAACCCTACTGACAAGACAGTTGACGCACTGCGTAAGCTTGAATTGCCATCAGGTGTTGCAATCGAAATCAAGTTGTAA
- the rplW gene encoding 50S ribosomal protein L23: protein MDARDIIRRPIITEASMAQTERKRYVFEVDTRATKPEIKKAIEEIFEVQVSGLNTANVRGKKKRQGRYVGYTRKLKKATVTLSKDSKDIQIFNEG, encoded by the coding sequence ATGGATGCACGCGATATTATCCGTCGCCCTATCATCACTGAAGCTTCAATGGCGCAAACAGAACGTAAGCGTTATGTCTTCGAAGTTGATACACGCGCAACAAAGCCTGAAATTAAAAAAGCTATCGAAGAAATCTTTGAAGTTCAAGTTTCTGGTTTAAACACAGCAAACGTTCGTGGTAAGAAAAAGCGCCAAGGTCGTTATGTTGGTTATACACGTAAATTAAAGAAGGCAACGGTTACGTTGTCAAAAGATTCAAAAGATATTCAAATCTTTAACGAAGGTTAA
- a CDS encoding ATP-binding cassette domain-containing protein: MKRFEGRQVSEKQVPIIAFNQVDLSFGDTHVLKNVDLEIEAGKFYTLLGPSGSGKSTILKLISGQLTADLGDISFEGQRVNDVPAEKRRVNTVFQNYALFPNMNVFDNVAFGPTLKGMNKTQIKNKVKEMLDLVKLSDFVDREIDELSGGQQQRVAIARALANDPEVLLLDEPLSALDYKLRKNMQYELREIQQRLGITFVFVTHDQEEALAMSDWIFVMNDGVIQQNGSPEDIYDEPINHFVADFIGESNIVDGIMKEDYVVHFVGKDFENVDAGMRPNERVEVVLRPEDLDLTSIENGKLIVTIEDQSFRGDYYEITARDDDGNEWQVQATNSAIVGARVGLTFDPEDIHIMRFNESEDDFDARLESYEDDDEI, encoded by the coding sequence TTGAAAAGATTCGAGGGTAGGCAAGTGAGTGAGAAACAAGTACCAATTATTGCTTTTAATCAAGTAGATTTATCTTTTGGAGATACACATGTTTTAAAAAATGTTGATTTAGAAATTGAAGCTGGTAAATTTTATACATTGCTTGGACCATCTGGTTCAGGAAAATCAACAATCTTGAAATTAATTTCAGGACAGCTAACGGCTGACTTGGGAGATATATCTTTTGAAGGTCAACGTGTTAATGATGTACCTGCGGAAAAAAGAAGAGTGAATACTGTATTCCAGAATTATGCATTATTTCCAAATATGAATGTTTTTGATAATGTTGCTTTCGGTCCAACTTTAAAAGGAATGAATAAGACGCAAATTAAGAACAAAGTGAAAGAAATGCTTGATTTAGTGAAATTAAGCGACTTTGTTGATCGTGAGATTGATGAGTTATCAGGAGGACAACAGCAACGTGTTGCGATTGCACGTGCTTTGGCTAACGACCCAGAGGTGTTATTACTTGATGAACCTTTGTCAGCCTTAGATTATAAGTTACGTAAAAACATGCAATATGAACTTCGAGAAATACAGCAGCGCTTAGGAATTACTTTTGTTTTCGTAACACATGACCAAGAAGAAGCGTTGGCTATGTCTGATTGGATATTTGTTATGAACGATGGGGTTATTCAGCAAAATGGCTCACCAGAAGATATTTATGATGAACCAATCAATCATTTTGTTGCTGATTTTATTGGTGAGAGCAATATTGTTGATGGTATCATGAAGGAAGATTATGTAGTCCACTTTGTCGGTAAAGATTTTGAAAATGTTGATGCAGGAATGCGCCCTAATGAGAGAGTTGAAGTAGTGTTACGGCCTGAGGACTTAGACTTGACGTCTATTGAAAATGGTAAGTTAATAGTTACGATTGAAGATCAGTCATTTCGTGGAGATTACTATGAAATTACCGCTAGAGATGATGACGGCAATGAATGGCAAGTTCAAGCAACAAATTCAGCAATAGTTGGTGCTAGAGTAGGTCTTACATTTGATCCTGAAGATATCCATATTATGCGGTTTAATGAGTCTGAGGACGATTTTGATGCGCGTCTGGAGAGTTATGAGGACGATGATGAAATCTAA
- a CDS encoding extracellular solute-binding protein — protein sequence MKKLLSSVVGILIIVVLLISAQHYFSTQTGTGDKSGKVLNLYNWGDYIDPALLKKFTKETGYKVSYETFDSNEAMYMKVKQGGTPYDLAVPSEYMIEKMKADNLLLPLDHSKLTGLDNYDSRFLNQSFDKGNKYSVPYFWGTLGIIYNDKYVKAEDVQHWDDLWSSKFKNQVMLIDSARDILGITLITQGKSVNNKSVADLAAAQGKLTTLMPNVKAIIADEIKMYMAQDEAAIAVTYSGEAAEAMNRNTHLHYVVPSEGSNLWFDNIVMPKNAKHKAAAYAFLNFMSEPKNAAQNAEYIGYATPNKNALPLLPKSIREDKQFYPDEKTVSNLQTYDDLGQKWTEKYNDAFLEFKMTQR from the coding sequence ATGAAAAAATTATTGTCCAGTGTAGTGGGAATATTAATTATTGTTGTTTTGCTGATTAGTGCACAGCATTATTTTTCGACACAGACAGGCACAGGAGATAAAAGTGGTAAAGTTTTGAATTTATATAATTGGGGAGACTATATTGATCCTGCCTTATTAAAAAAATTCACCAAAGAGACAGGGTACAAGGTTAGTTATGAAACTTTTGATTCAAACGAAGCGATGTATATGAAAGTTAAGCAAGGTGGTACACCGTATGACTTAGCAGTACCCTCGGAATATATGATAGAGAAAATGAAAGCAGATAATTTACTCCTACCACTTGATCATAGTAAATTAACCGGTTTGGACAATTATGATAGTCGTTTTCTAAATCAATCTTTCGACAAAGGTAATAAATATTCAGTGCCCTACTTTTGGGGCACACTTGGTATTATTTACAATGATAAGTATGTCAAAGCCGAAGATGTTCAACACTGGGATGATCTTTGGTCATCAAAGTTTAAAAATCAGGTGATGCTCATTGACTCAGCCAGAGATATTTTGGGTATCACTTTAATTACACAAGGCAAGTCCGTGAATAATAAATCAGTGGCTGATTTAGCTGCAGCACAAGGGAAACTAACAACTTTGATGCCAAATGTCAAAGCCATTATTGCTGACGAGATTAAAATGTATATGGCTCAGGATGAAGCCGCCATAGCTGTAACTTACTCTGGTGAAGCTGCAGAAGCAATGAATAGAAATACTCATCTGCATTATGTTGTGCCTAGTGAAGGCTCGAATTTATGGTTTGACAATATTGTGATGCCAAAAAATGCTAAACATAAAGCAGCAGCATATGCTTTTTTGAATTTTATGAGTGAACCGAAGAATGCTGCTCAAAATGCAGAATATATTGGTTATGCTACACCAAATAAGAATGCGTTACCATTGTTACCAAAATCGATTCGTGAAGATAAACAGTTCTATCCGGATGAAAAAACAGTCAGCAATTTACAAACGTATGATGATTTAGGACAAAAATGGACTGAAAAGTATAATGATGCATTCTTAGAGTTTAAGATGACGCAACGGTGA
- a CDS encoding MFS transporter → MLKNNKNHSKFLVPGIIVVGMVLRLPFTAIPPILGDIARSLHVPVSSLGTLTTIPLLAFAIFSVFAPKVAQKLGLERAFTLMLGLLIVGSFIRILNTPLLYIGTACIGVAIAHMNVLLPSVIRTYFPQKVGFMTSIFTFSMMLATAIGAALSAPITAVTGWPTFITLLTVLLIIALLVWLPNQKFAHNNQITVKTKSENVLKPSIWKNKYAWLLLFFSGVQSIMFYILLAWGPTMAVQTGLSASTASLFAGLNSLIGLPFALFIPSIVATLDSRQRQWLVGIFSILGTLGYVLLLFPQATFTYWLIVNLLIGIGTSALFPYLMTTFSLKTSNAEQTAQLSGMAQSGGYLLAATGPLLFGYAYGWFHSWIPQIIMLVILFILMTIAILIVENQDKILD, encoded by the coding sequence ATGCTAAAAAATAATAAAAATCATAGTAAGTTTTTAGTACCTGGAATAATTGTTGTGGGCATGGTTTTACGTTTACCCTTTACGGCTATTCCGCCAATATTGGGAGATATTGCACGATCATTGCATGTGCCGGTTTCTAGCCTAGGGACCCTAACAACGATACCTTTACTGGCGTTCGCCATATTTTCGGTTTTTGCACCAAAAGTAGCACAAAAGTTGGGGTTAGAACGTGCTTTTACACTCATGTTAGGATTGCTTATTGTTGGTTCGTTCATCCGAATTTTAAATACACCACTTCTATACATTGGTACTGCGTGCATAGGCGTTGCGATTGCACACATGAATGTTTTATTGCCTAGTGTGATTCGAACATATTTTCCCCAAAAAGTTGGCTTTATGACTTCGATATTTACATTTAGTATGATGCTGGCGACTGCTATAGGAGCTGCGTTATCGGCACCTATTACTGCTGTGACAGGTTGGCCTACATTCATAACTTTGCTAACAGTTTTATTGATAATTGCATTACTTGTTTGGTTACCTAATCAAAAATTTGCCCATAATAATCAAATAACTGTTAAAACAAAATCTGAGAATGTTTTGAAGCCCAGTATTTGGAAAAATAAGTATGCTTGGTTATTGTTGTTTTTTAGTGGCGTGCAGTCAATAATGTTTTATATTCTATTGGCCTGGGGACCGACGATGGCAGTGCAGACCGGCTTATCAGCTTCCACAGCAAGTCTGTTTGCTGGCTTGAATTCATTGATTGGTCTGCCTTTTGCTTTGTTTATTCCATCGATTGTTGCTACACTTGATAGTAGACAACGACAGTGGCTAGTGGGGATATTTTCAATACTGGGCACGTTAGGATACGTGCTGTTACTTTTCCCACAGGCGACGTTTACTTATTGGCTAATTGTTAATTTATTAATTGGGATTGGTACATCGGCATTATTCCCATACTTAATGACAACGTTTAGTTTAAAAACTAGTAACGCAGAACAAACAGCGCAGTTGTCTGGCATGGCACAAAGTGGTGGCTATTTATTAGCTGCAACGGGACCACTATTGTTTGGTTATGCATATGGTTGGTTCCATTCGTGGATACCACAAATTATTATGTTAGTAATCTTATTTATTCTGATGACAATTGCGATACTAATTGTGGAAAATCAAGATAAAATTTTGGATTAA
- a CDS encoding ABC transporter permease subunit, which translates to MHKKFRWSNLYLVFIFVLLYLPIFFLIIYSFNAGDVMQGWDGFSLKHYAELFVDTRILEIVVNTFLVALLSSLLASIIGTAGALYIYNQRHQLAKNIFLSLNNILLVSPDVIIGASFLILFTVVGFTLGFTSVLLSHIAFSIPIVVLMVLPRLQEMNPDLVTAAKDLGANNLQMLSRVVLPVISPGILAGFFMAFTYSLDDFAVTFFVTGNGFSTLSVEIYSRARQGVSLEINALSAMMFLVSLLLVFIYYMISNRSSKGKKRGGTNLVMPATEGL; encoded by the coding sequence ATGCATAAAAAATTTAGATGGTCTAATTTATATTTAGTGTTTATATTTGTTTTGTTGTACTTACCTATTTTCTTTTTGATTATTTACTCTTTTAATGCGGGAGATGTCATGCAAGGATGGGATGGCTTTTCATTGAAGCATTATGCTGAGCTTTTTGTTGATACAAGGATTTTAGAGATTGTGGTTAACACATTTTTAGTTGCGCTGTTATCTTCACTACTGGCTAGCATAATTGGCACAGCAGGAGCCTTGTATATTTACAATCAACGGCATCAATTGGCAAAAAATATTTTCTTGTCACTGAATAATATCTTACTTGTTTCGCCGGATGTTATTATTGGTGCTTCGTTTTTAATTCTATTTACCGTTGTTGGCTTTACTCTCGGTTTTACTTCTGTTCTGCTTTCGCATATTGCTTTCAGTATACCGATTGTTGTTTTAATGGTATTACCCCGTTTGCAGGAGATGAATCCTGATTTAGTCACCGCAGCAAAGGATCTTGGTGCCAATAATTTGCAAATGTTGTCTAGGGTGGTGTTACCAGTTATCTCACCGGGCATTCTAGCAGGATTTTTTATGGCATTTACTTACTCATTGGACGACTTTGCAGTGACGTTCTTTGTAACAGGAAATGGTTTTTCAACTTTGTCAGTCGAAATATATTCCCGTGCGCGCCAAGGGGTTAGTTTAGAAATCAATGCGTTATCGGCAATGATGTTTTTGGTTTCGCTATTATTAGTATTCATCTATTATATGATTTCTAACAGATCTTCTAAAGGCAAAAAGCGGGGCGGAACCAATCTTGTAATGCCGGCTACGGAGGGACTATAA
- the rpsS gene encoding 30S ribosomal protein S19: protein MARSLKKGPFADPHLLKKIEAQADSEKKSVIKTWSRRSTIFPSFIGFTIAVYDGRKHVPVYVQEDMVGHKLGEFVPTRTFKGHKNDDKKTGK, encoded by the coding sequence ATGGCTCGTAGTTTAAAAAAGGGACCATTTGCGGACCCACACTTGCTTAAGAAGATTGAAGCGCAAGCTGATTCTGAAAAGAAATCAGTGATCAAGACTTGGTCACGTCGTTCAACAATCTTCCCAAGCTTCATCGGCTTTACAATTGCCGTTTATGATGGTCGCAAGCACGTTCCAGTTTATGTGCAAGAAGATATGGTCGGACACAAGTTAGGTGAATTCGTACCAACTCGTACGTTCAAGGGACACAAGAACGACGATAAAAAGACTGGTAAATAA
- the rplD gene encoding 50S ribosomal protein L4 — MTKVAVLKQDGSQAAEIELNDAVFAIEPNNAVITDAVLMQRASLRQGTHAVKNRSAVSGGGRKPWKQKGTGRARAGSIREPQFRGGGIVFGPTPRSYAYRINRKAYQLALKSVLSQKVADNKLVVVDALSFEAPKTQDFKKVLANLSADKKTLVVVDEDNENAILSARNLANVQVMTTKGINVLDVVNADKLVIVQSSIEEIQGGLA, encoded by the coding sequence ATGACTAAAGTTGCTGTATTAAAGCAAGATGGTAGTCAAGCTGCAGAAATCGAATTGAATGATGCAGTATTCGCCATCGAACCTAACAATGCCGTTATTACTGATGCAGTATTGATGCAGCGTGCATCATTGCGTCAAGGTACACATGCTGTTAAAAACCGTTCTGCGGTTTCTGGTGGTGGACGTAAGCCTTGGAAGCAAAAGGGTACTGGTCGTGCACGTGCCGGTTCAATTCGTGAACCACAGTTCCGTGGTGGTGGAATTGTTTTCGGACCTACACCACGTTCATATGCTTACCGTATTAACCGCAAGGCATATCAATTGGCATTAAAGTCAGTTTTGTCACAAAAAGTCGCTGATAACAAGCTGGTAGTTGTTGATGCTTTGTCATTTGAAGCACCAAAAACACAAGACTTTAAGAAAGTTTTGGCAAACTTGTCAGCTGATAAAAAGACATTAGTAGTTGTTGATGAAGACAACGAAAACGCAATCTTGTCAGCACGTAACTTGGCTAACGTTCAAGTTATGACAACAAAGGGTATCAACGTGCTTGATGTTGTTAACGCAGATAAGCTGGTGATTGTTCAATCATCAATCGAAGAAATCCAAGGAGGTCTTGCCTAA
- the rplV gene encoding 50S ribosomal protein L22 — translation MAEQVTSARATAKIVRVAPRKARLVLDTIRRKSVNEAYAILKFLPNTSTEDIYKVLNSAVANAENNFSLDREDLIVKEAFANEGPTLKRFRPRAKGSASPINKRTSHLTIVVAEKEAK, via the coding sequence ATGGCTGAACAAGTTACATCAGCTCGTGCGACTGCTAAGATCGTTCGCGTTGCCCCACGTAAGGCACGCTTAGTTCTTGACACTATTCGCCGTAAGAGCGTTAACGAAGCATACGCAATTTTGAAGTTCCTACCTAATACTTCTACTGAAGATATTTACAAGGTTTTGAACTCAGCAGTTGCTAATGCTGAAAATAACTTCTCGTTAGACCGAGAAGATCTTATCGTGAAGGAAGCCTTTGCTAACGAAGGACCAACGCTCAAGCGTTTCCGTCCTCGCGCCAAGGGTTCTGCTTCACCTATTAACAAGCGTACAAGCCACCTAACAATTGTGGTTGCTGAGAAGGAGGCAAAGTAA
- a CDS encoding ABC transporter permease subunit — MMKSKQQRQIFYIVPYGIWLLLFVIAPLILMLFQSFTTASGHFTFSNYAAYFGSGTYLRMTFNSVWYAFLITAITLVISYPTAYLLNQLKQKQFWLLLVILPTWINLLLKTYAFIGLLSKTGTVNNFISLWGIAPQQLLFSDWSFLLVAAYIEIPFMILPIFNSLAEIDSRLSQASHDLGANKWQTIRYVIFPLSMPGVKAGIQAVFIPSLSLFMITRLIGGNRVITLGTAIEEHFLVTQNWQIGSTIGVVLIAAMLVTMILTRDRMHKNRRN, encoded by the coding sequence ATGATGAAATCTAAACAACAACGTCAAATATTTTATATTGTTCCTTATGGTATTTGGTTATTATTATTCGTTATTGCACCATTGATATTAATGTTATTTCAGTCATTCACGACTGCTAGTGGACATTTCACGTTTAGCAATTATGCTGCCTATTTTGGCAGTGGGACATATTTGCGGATGACCTTCAACTCAGTATGGTACGCCTTTCTGATCACGGCGATTACTTTAGTGATTAGTTATCCTACTGCCTATTTATTGAATCAACTGAAACAAAAACAGTTCTGGCTATTATTAGTTATATTGCCTACATGGATTAACTTACTATTAAAAACGTACGCTTTCATTGGACTATTATCCAAGACTGGGACTGTGAATAATTTCATTTCGCTGTGGGGCATTGCGCCACAGCAATTGTTGTTTTCAGACTGGAGCTTTTTGTTGGTGGCAGCTTATATCGAAATTCCTTTTATGATTTTGCCCATTTTTAATTCGTTAGCGGAGATTGATTCAAGGCTCTCTCAGGCTAGCCACGATTTGGGTGCTAATAAATGGCAGACAATCCGCTACGTTATCTTCCCGTTATCAATGCCAGGTGTTAAGGCCGGTATCCAGGCGGTATTTATTCCTAGTTTGTCGTTATTTATGATTACACGTTTGATAGGAGGTAATCGAGTGATTACCCTAGGAACCGCAATTGAAGAGCACTTTTTGGTCACGCAAAATTGGCAAATTGGTTCAACGATTGGTGTTGTTTTGATTGCTGCAATGCTTGTTACGATGATACTGACACGTGACCGTATGCACAAAAATCGAAGGAATTGA
- the rplB gene encoding 50S ribosomal protein L2, whose protein sequence is MAIKSYKPTSAGRRNMTTSDFSEITKTTPEKSLLAKKSKTGARNASGRMTVRHHAGGHKQAYRIVDFKRTKDDKTATVKAIEYDPNRTANIALLVYEDGIKSYILAPKGLKVGDKVQSGPDADIKPGNALPLSAIPEGTLIHNIELKPGKGGQLARSAGASAQILGRDGKYIIVRLTSGEVRLVLATNRATIGEVGNAEHSLINWGKAGRNRWRGKRPHVRGSVMNPNDHPHGGGEGKAPVGRPSPMSPWGKKTAGKKTRDKKKASTKFIVRGRKSK, encoded by the coding sequence TTGGCTATCAAGAGTTATAAGCCAACTTCTGCCGGACGTCGTAATATGACGACTTCAGATTTCTCTGAAATCACAAAGACAACGCCCGAAAAGAGTTTGTTGGCCAAAAAGTCAAAGACTGGTGCGCGTAATGCATCTGGTCGTATGACAGTTCGCCACCATGCTGGTGGACATAAGCAAGCCTACCGTATCGTAGACTTCAAGCGTACTAAAGATGACAAGACAGCTACTGTAAAAGCTATCGAATATGATCCAAATCGTACTGCTAACATTGCTTTGTTAGTATACGAAGATGGTATCAAGTCATATATCTTGGCGCCAAAGGGATTAAAGGTTGGCGACAAGGTTCAATCTGGTCCTGATGCCGACATTAAGCCCGGCAATGCCTTGCCATTGAGTGCTATTCCTGAAGGTACTTTGATTCACAATATCGAATTGAAGCCTGGTAAGGGTGGACAATTGGCTCGTTCAGCTGGTGCATCAGCACAGATTTTGGGACGTGATGGTAAATATATCATCGTTCGTTTGACTTCAGGTGAAGTTCGTTTGGTATTAGCTACAAACCGTGCAACAATCGGAGAAGTTGGTAATGCTGAACATTCATTGATTAACTGGGGTAAAGCTGGTCGTAATCGTTGGCGTGGAAAGCGTCCACATGTTCGTGGATCAGTTATGAACCCTAACGACCATCCACACGGTGGTGGTGAAGGTAAAGCACCAGTTGGTCGCCCAAGTCCTATGTCACCATGGGGTAAGAAGACTGCCGGTAAGAAGACTCGCGATAAGAAGAAGGCTTCAACAAAGTTTATCGTTCGCGGTCGTAAGAGTAAGTAA
- the fusA gene encoding elongation factor G, which translates to MAKREYPLERTRNIGIMAHIDAGKTTTTERILYYTGKIHKIGETHDGASQMDFMEQEKERGITIQSAATTAVWHGFFDQFAKTPYRVNIIDTPGHVDFTIEVERALRVLDGAVAVLDGAAGVEPQTETVWRQATTYDVPRIVFVNKMDKMGADFQMSVDSIHERLQVNAEAIQWPIGAEDDFEAVIDLITQEAYYPEDDLGEKWAPREIPAELKELAEEKRNTLIEAVADVDDDLMEKYLEGEDISIEELKAAIRRATLALQFYPVLAGSAYKDKGVQMMLDAVVDYLPGPLDVKPYIANDPKTDEEIDLIADDTKPFAALAFKIMTDPFVGRLTFMRVYTGTLKSGSYVQNTSSDTRERVGRLLQMHATSRTEIEEVFSGDIAAAIGLKNTTTGDSLTDVSHQLILESMEFPEPVIELAIEPKTKADQDKLSNAIQKLAEEDPSFRATTNQETGQTLIAGMGELQLDIMVDRMRREFNVEATVGAPQVAYREAFTKTVQARGFFKRQSGGKGQYGDVYIEFAPNEEGAGFAFEDAIVGGVVPREYIPSVEAGLKDALNAGPLAGFPLVDLKAKLYDGSYHDVDSSEAAFKIAASLALKEAAKTAGAVILEPIMAVDIVAPEDNLGDVMGHVSARRGMIEGQESRGPVLAVKAKVPLSEMFGYATTLRSATQGRGTFQMVFDHYEAVPKNIQEEIIKANGQED; encoded by the coding sequence ATGGCAAAACGTGAATACCCACTAGAACGTACACGTAATATTGGAATCATGGCCCACATTGATGCGGGTAAGACAACAACTACTGAACGTATCTTGTACTATACAGGTAAAATTCACAAAATTGGTGAAACACATGATGGTGCTTCACAAATGGATTTCATGGAACAAGAAAAGGAACGTGGAATCACTATTCAGTCAGCGGCTACAACAGCTGTATGGCATGGTTTCTTTGACCAATTCGCTAAAACACCTTACCGTGTCAACATCATTGATACACCAGGGCACGTTGATTTCACAATTGAAGTTGAACGTGCATTGCGTGTTTTGGATGGTGCCGTAGCGGTTTTGGATGGTGCTGCCGGTGTTGAACCACAAACTGAAACAGTTTGGCGTCAGGCAACAACATATGATGTGCCACGTATCGTGTTCGTCAACAAGATGGATAAGATGGGTGCTGACTTCCAAATGTCAGTGGATTCAATCCATGAACGTTTGCAGGTTAATGCTGAAGCTATTCAATGGCCAATTGGTGCTGAGGACGACTTTGAAGCTGTTATTGACTTGATTACACAAGAAGCATACTATCCTGAAGATGATTTGGGAGAAAAGTGGGCACCTCGCGAAATTCCTGCAGAATTAAAGGAATTAGCCGAAGAAAAGCGTAATACATTGATTGAAGCTGTCGCTGATGTTGATGATGATTTGATGGAGAAGTATCTTGAAGGTGAAGATATTTCAATCGAAGAATTAAAGGCTGCAATTCGTCGTGCTACTTTGGCATTGCAATTCTATCCAGTTCTTGCAGGTTCTGCCTACAAGGATAAGGGTGTCCAAATGATGTTGGATGCGGTTGTTGATTATTTGCCAGGACCTTTGGATGTTAAGCCATATATCGCTAACGATCCAAAGACTGATGAAGAAATTGACTTGATTGCTGATGATACAAAGCCATTTGCTGCTTTGGCATTTAAGATCATGACTGATCCATTCGTTGGTCGTTTGACATTTATGCGTGTGTATACTGGTACTTTGAAGTCTGGCTCATACGTACAAAACACATCTTCTGATACTCGTGAACGTGTTGGTCGTTTGCTCCAAATGCACGCTACTTCACGTACTGAAATCGAAGAGGTATTCTCAGGTGATATCGCTGCTGCGATTGGTTTGAAGAATACAACAACTGGGGACTCGCTGACAGATGTTAGCCACCAATTGATTCTTGAATCAATGGAATTCCCAGAACCTGTTATTGAATTAGCTATTGAGCCTAAGACTAAGGCTGACCAAGATAAGCTATCAAATGCTATTCAAAAGTTAGCTGAAGAAGATCCTTCATTCCGTGCAACAACGAACCAAGAAACTGGTCAAACTTTGATTGCTGGAATGGGTGAATTGCAATTGGATATCATGGTTGATCGTATGCGCCGTGAGTTTAACGTTGAAGCAACCGTTGGTGCGCCTCAAGTTGCTTATCGTGAAGCGTTCACTAAGACGGTGCAAGCTCGTGGATTCTTCAAGCGTCAATCTGGTGGTAAGGGTCAATATGGTGATGTTTATATTGAATTCGCACCAAACGAAGAAGGTGCTGGCTTTGCGTTCGAAGATGCTATTGTCGGTGGTGTTGTGCCACGTGAATACATCCCTTCAGTTGAAGCTGGTTTGAAGGATGCATTAAATGCTGGTCCTTTGGCTGGATTCCCATTAGTTGACTTGAAGGCTAAGTTGTATGATGGTTCATATCACGATGTCGATTCTAGTGAAGCAGCCTTTAAGATTGCTGCATCATTAGCTTTGAAGGAAGCTGCAAAGACTGCTGGTGCGGTTATTCTTGAACCTATCATGGCTGTTGATATTGTTGCACCCGAAGACAACCTTGGTGATGTTATGGGACACGTTTCAGCTCGCCGTGGTATGATTGAAGGTCAAGAATCACGTGGACCTGTATTGGCTGTTAAGGCTAAGGTTCCTTTGTCAGAAATGTTTGGTTATGCAACTACTTTGCGTTCAGCTACGCAAGGTCGTGGTACATTCCAAATGGTATTTGATCACTATGAAGCTGTTCCTAAGAACATTCAAGAAGAAATCATCAAGGCAAATGGTCAAGAAGATTAA